A single genomic interval of Sulfurimonas sp. C5 harbors:
- the rpmG gene encoding 50S ribosomal protein L33: protein MREAIHLGCEKCTRRNYHTTKNKKTHTEKFSVRKYCKFCKEHTVHKEMKL from the coding sequence ATGAGAGAAGCAATTCACTTAGGTTGTGAGAAATGTACTAGACGTAACTATCACACAACTAAAAATAAAAAAACTCATACTGAAAAATTTTCAGTAAGAAAATACTGTAAATTCTGTAAAGAGCATACAGTTCACAAAGAGATGAAACTGTAA
- the tuf gene encoding elongation factor Tu yields MAKEKFERNKPHVNIGTIGHVDHGKTTLTAAITAVLAVTNGAKMMDYDQIDNAPEERERGITIATSHVEYETETRHYAHVDCPGHADYVKNMITGAAQMDGAILVVSAADGPMPQTREHILLSKQVGVPYIVVFMNKEDMVDDEELLELVEMEIRELLDTYDFPGDDTPIVAGSALKALEEAKTGTLGEWSEKILKLMAEVDAYIPEPARETDKDFLMPVEDVFSISGRGTVVTGRIERGIVKVGDTVEIVGIRDTQTTTVTGVEMFRKEMEQGEAGDNCGILIRGIGKDDVERGQVLCKPGSITPHTKFTAEIYVLSKDEGGRHTPFFNGYRPQFYVRTTDVTGAITLPEGTEMVMPGDNVTITAELIYPIAMEKGTKFAIREGGRTVGAGVVAEILA; encoded by the coding sequence ATGGCAAAAGAAAAGTTTGAACGTAATAAACCCCACGTTAACATTGGTACAATTGGTCACGTTGACCATGGTAAAACTACACTAACAGCTGCAATCACTGCAGTATTAGCTGTTACAAACGGTGCAAAAATGATGGATTATGATCAAATCGATAATGCACCAGAAGAAAGAGAGCGTGGTATCACTATCGCTACTTCACACGTTGAGTACGAAACTGAAACTCGTCACTATGCACACGTTGACTGTCCAGGTCACGCGGACTACGTTAAAAACATGATTACAGGTGCTGCTCAAATGGACGGTGCTATTCTTGTTGTTTCTGCTGCGGACGGCCCGATGCCACAAACTCGTGAGCACATCCTTCTTTCAAAACAAGTAGGTGTACCATACATCGTTGTTTTCATGAACAAAGAAGATATGGTTGATGATGAAGAGTTATTAGAATTAGTTGAAATGGAAATCCGTGAGTTATTAGATACTTATGACTTCCCAGGTGATGATACTCCAATCGTTGCTGGTTCAGCTCTTAAAGCTCTTGAAGAAGCAAAAACTGGTACTCTTGGTGAGTGGTCAGAAAAAATCCTTAAGCTTATGGCTGAAGTAGATGCTTACATTCCAGAACCAGCTCGTGAAACAGATAAAGATTTCTTAATGCCAGTTGAAGACGTGTTCTCAATCTCTGGACGTGGTACGGTTGTTACTGGTCGTATTGAACGTGGTATTGTTAAAGTTGGTGATACTGTTGAAATCGTTGGTATCCGTGACACTCAAACAACAACTGTAACAGGTGTTGAAATGTTCCGTAAAGAAATGGAGCAAGGTGAAGCTGGTGATAACTGTGGTATCCTTATCCGTGGTATTGGTAAAGACGATGTTGAGCGTGGTCAAGTTCTTTGTAAGCCAGGTTCAATCACTCCACATACTAAATTTACAGCTGAAATCTACGTATTAAGTAAAGACGAAGGTGGTCGTCATACTCCATTCTTCAATGGTTACCGTCCACAATTCTACGTACGTACAACAGACGTAACTGGTGCTATCACTTTACCAGAAGGTACTGAAATGGTTATGCCAGGTGATAACGTAACTATCACTGCAGAACTAATCTATCCAATCGCGATGGAAAAAGGTACTAAGTTCGCTATCCGTGAAGGTGGTAGAACAGTTGGTGCTGGTGTTGTAGCTGAGATTCTTGCGTAA
- the nusG gene encoding transcription termination/antitermination protein NusG, giving the protein MAHQWYSIQTYGSDRAVRDAIFNMIEEYGLQEHITDVIVPTEDVIEVKDGKKKVSERSLYSGYVFAKIDLNTEIQHMIQSIPKVSGFIGEGNRPTPLSEHDIQVILDRVNNRQAPKPKVFFDNGETVRIIDGPFANFTGTVDEYDLEHGTLKLNVSIFGRATPVDISYTQVEKII; this is encoded by the coding sequence ATGGCACATCAATGGTACTCGATCCAAACTTATGGAAGTGATAGAGCAGTTAGAGATGCTATCTTCAATATGATTGAAGAGTATGGACTCCAAGAACACATTACAGACGTAATTGTTCCAACTGAAGATGTTATTGAAGTAAAAGATGGAAAGAAAAAAGTTTCTGAGAGATCTCTTTATAGCGGATATGTATTTGCTAAAATTGATCTAAACACAGAGATTCAACATATGATTCAATCTATCCCTAAAGTATCAGGGTTTATTGGAGAAGGAAACCGTCCGACACCTCTAAGCGAGCATGATATTCAAGTTATCTTAGATCGTGTAAATAATCGTCAGGCACCGAAACCGAAAGTATTCTTCGATAATGGTGAAACTGTACGTATTATTGACGGACCGTTTGCGAACTTCACAGGTACTGTGGATGAATACGACTTAGAGCATGGGACTCTAAAACTTAACGTTTCAATTTTTGGTAGAGCTACTCCTGTAGATATCTCTTATACTCAAGTTGAAAAAATAATTTAA
- a CDS encoding MBL fold metallo-hydrolase has protein sequence MRETFKDEYKYEEEKILQTRNIKVLGAYGTKAKGFGTTSFSLNKTDVIDAGNLLESLGEESIHVKNIWLTHQHLDHIVDIAYIIDNYFGIRKDTINILGTKGTIDAIKKHFLNDEVWPDFSKIQLPNNEMVVKYTEIELDKEYQISQNESIKAFKTDHTDSSCGYIYKRGDGAILITADTCNIDNAILEIEKDTTIKSVVIECSFPNHLEELAKNSKHLTPKMLFEQLKTVKRKDFQLYINHIKPSFILEIAQEIEEYEGDYEPILVKDGEILQF, from the coding sequence ATTCGTGAAACTTTTAAAGATGAATATAAATATGAAGAGGAGAAGATCCTTCAAACAAGAAATATAAAAGTACTTGGTGCTTACGGAACCAAAGCAAAAGGATTCGGTACTACTTCGTTTTCATTAAACAAGACAGATGTGATTGATGCAGGTAATCTGCTTGAATCATTAGGTGAAGAATCGATCCATGTAAAAAATATATGGCTTACACATCAGCATCTTGATCATATAGTGGATATCGCATATATTATAGATAACTACTTCGGCATTAGAAAAGATACTATTAATATACTGGGAACAAAAGGGACGATAGATGCTATTAAAAAACATTTTTTAAATGATGAGGTATGGCCTGATTTTTCAAAAATACAATTACCGAATAATGAGATGGTAGTTAAATATACTGAGATAGAACTAGATAAAGAGTATCAGATATCTCAAAATGAATCTATTAAAGCATTTAAAACAGATCATACGGATTCAAGCTGCGGTTATATTTATAAAAGAGGCGACGGGGCTATTTTGATTACTGCGGATACTTGTAATATAGATAATGCGATCTTAGAAATTGAAAAGGACACTACTATTAAGTCGGTAGTAATAGAGTGTTCATTTCCAAACCATTTAGAAGAGTTGGCGAAAAATAGTAAGCATTTAACTCCGAAAATGTTATTTGAGCAATTAAAAACGGTAAAAAGAAAAGATTTTCAACTTTATATTAACCATATAAAACCAAGTTTTATTTTAGAAATAGCACAAGAAATAGAGGAATATGAGGGTGATTATGAACCTATTTTAGTAAAAGATGGGGAAATTTTACAATTTTGA
- the secE gene encoding preprotein translocase subunit SecE, translated as MKLGKHIQNAKLELSKVIFPTKGQVKQAYIAVIVVVSAVAAFLALVDLLMSSVVSAILG; from the coding sequence ATGAAGTTAGGTAAACATATCCAAAATGCAAAATTAGAATTAAGTAAAGTTATCTTTCCTACAAAAGGACAGGTAAAACAAGCTTATATCGCTGTTATTGTTGTTGTTTCTGCAGTAGCTGCATTTTTGGCTTTAGTTGACCTACTTATGTCATCTGTAGTTTCAGCAATCTTAGGTTAA